In a genomic window of Actinomadura rubteroloni:
- a CDS encoding vWA domain-containing protein, translated as MDRTKLLAARYRAATDRPYLASALYSLTIVPASDVPTMGVDRHWRCYVSPAFVAATPVPELAGVWIHEVAHLLRDHHGRAARLPASAQGDPARINLAQDCEINDDLLADGLALPAGRVVPGDYGLPRGRLFEEYIAGVPPRPHAHDCGSGAHGVARPWERPGAGTPGVGDVEAAALRRAAAEAIRAHQRARGTVPGGWSRWAATILEPVVDWRRVLAGAVREAVAWAAGAVDYTYRRPSRRTAALRGVVLPSLRRPLPRVAIVVDTSGSMGEDELAAALAEVTGVLREVGVRGNRVSVLACDADVRAVSRATSAADVTLAGGGGTDMRVGVAAALAVPERPQVVIVLTDGLTPWPAEPPAARLIAAVLGDAADPPAWIETVRVPVVRPGG; from the coding sequence ATGGACCGGACGAAGCTGCTCGCCGCCCGCTACCGCGCGGCGACCGATCGTCCGTACCTGGCGTCGGCGCTGTACTCGCTGACGATCGTCCCGGCGTCCGACGTCCCGACGATGGGCGTGGACCGGCACTGGCGCTGCTACGTATCGCCCGCGTTCGTTGCCGCGACGCCCGTCCCGGAGCTGGCGGGCGTGTGGATCCACGAGGTCGCGCACCTGCTGCGCGACCACCACGGCCGCGCGGCGCGGCTGCCGGCGTCCGCGCAGGGCGACCCGGCGCGGATCAACCTCGCGCAGGACTGCGAGATCAACGACGACCTGCTCGCCGACGGGCTGGCGCTGCCCGCCGGACGCGTCGTCCCCGGCGACTACGGCCTGCCGCGGGGCCGCCTGTTCGAGGAGTACATCGCGGGCGTACCGCCCCGGCCGCACGCGCACGACTGCGGTTCGGGAGCGCACGGCGTGGCCCGTCCGTGGGAGCGGCCCGGCGCGGGCACGCCGGGCGTCGGCGACGTCGAGGCCGCCGCGCTGCGCCGCGCCGCCGCCGAGGCGATCCGCGCGCACCAGCGGGCGCGCGGGACCGTCCCCGGCGGCTGGAGCCGGTGGGCCGCGACGATCCTGGAACCCGTCGTGGACTGGCGCCGGGTGCTCGCGGGCGCGGTCCGCGAGGCCGTGGCGTGGGCGGCGGGCGCGGTGGACTACACCTACCGCCGCCCGTCGCGGCGGACGGCGGCGCTGCGCGGCGTGGTGCTGCCGAGCCTGCGGCGTCCGCTGCCGCGCGTCGCGATCGTCGTGGACACGTCCGGCTCGATGGGCGAGGACGAGCTGGCCGCCGCGCTCGCCGAGGTCACCGGCGTGCTGCGCGAGGTCGGCGTGCGCGGCAACCGGGTGAGCGTGCTGGCGTGCGACGCCGACGTCCGGGCGGTGTCGCGGGCGACGTCGGCGGCGGACGTGACGCTCGCGGGCGGCGGCGGGACGGACATGCGCGTCGGCGTCGCGGCGGCGCTGGCCGTCCCCGAGAGACCCCAGGTCGTGATCGTCCTGACCGACGGCCTCACCCCCTGGCCCGCCGAACCGCCCGCCGCCCGCCTCATCGCCGCCGTCCTCGGCGACGCCGCCGACCCTCCGGCCTGGATCGAGACCGTCCGCGTCCCGGTTGTCAGACCCGGCGGGTAA
- a CDS encoding helix-turn-helix domain-containing protein, whose translation MTGARPPTVRAVQLGRELRYLREEKRLTMEEVGAVTGWSAAKLSRIENARTRATIKDVTALLDLYAAAADRRERLVRLARTARERGWWEAFDGSISESLTTYIGLEDDAARVDAFTSGAFNGLLQTEDYARAVIATAPRPLPPGVVGRRVEVRMRRQARLTGPEPLRLDTVLEEAALRRRIAGPDVMRAQFRYMAEMGERDNVSVRILPFDRGPYPLSALSFSLMRFPGGLRSDVVYLEALSGGAVIEEDEEVFLYTLMWDRLRQLALPEDESRDLLLDLAARF comes from the coding sequence ATGACGGGAGCGCGTCCGCCGACGGTCCGCGCGGTGCAGCTCGGCCGCGAACTGCGCTACCTGCGCGAGGAGAAGCGGCTGACGATGGAGGAGGTCGGCGCGGTGACCGGCTGGTCCGCCGCCAAGCTGTCCCGCATCGAGAACGCCCGCACCCGCGCCACGATCAAGGACGTGACCGCGCTCCTCGACCTCTACGCCGCCGCCGCGGACCGGCGGGAACGGCTCGTCCGGCTCGCCCGGACCGCGCGTGAGCGCGGCTGGTGGGAGGCGTTCGACGGCAGCATCTCCGAGAGCCTCACCACCTACATCGGCCTGGAGGACGACGCCGCGCGGGTGGACGCGTTCACCAGCGGCGCCTTCAACGGCCTGCTCCAGACGGAGGACTACGCGCGGGCCGTCATCGCGACCGCCCCGCGTCCGCTGCCGCCGGGCGTCGTCGGACGCCGGGTCGAGGTGCGGATGCGGCGCCAGGCCCGGCTGACGGGTCCCGAACCGCTCCGGCTGGACACCGTGCTGGAGGAGGCCGCCCTCCGCCGGCGCATCGCAGGCCCGGACGTCATGCGGGCGCAGTTCCGCTACATGGCCGAGATGGGGGAGCGGGACAACGTGAGCGTCCGGATCCTTCCGTTCGACCGGGGCCCCTATCCGCTGAGCGCGCTCTCCTTCAGCCTCATGCGCTTCCCCGGGGGGCTGCGCTCGGACGTCGTCTACCTGGAGGCGCTGTCGGGGGGAGCCGTCATCGAGGAGGACGAGGAGGTCTTCCTCTACACGCTGATGTGGGACAGGCTCCGGCAACTCGCGCTCCCGGAGGACGAGAGCCGCGACCTCCTGCTCGACCTGGCCGCCCGTTTCTGA
- a CDS encoding aromatic acid exporter family protein codes for MFSSLLGRLPVHFGGEARFLASRIARLTLTSMAAYVIADRLVPNPAPLLAPLTALLVVQHSIYETIKSSIGRVAAVTSGVLLAVLFGHTVGFSWWSLGLTIFAALLIGFALRLSDDLLEVPISAMLIFVLGASNTAGAADRILETLIGAATGLAAATLVPAVRVAPAQDALESLGTRMGGLIDDLAAALWRGVRPEDAQHWRAKAERLFDDIAHTDHALEAAERSVQLNPRALRVVDAGAALRNGVETLERFAVSLRGLARAVTDVAHLDERNRILDEPSLREPLAETMEAIREAVVTYARLARSDLERDAVPADIEEQLAEAIATAQEQRDLFVDRLLGRLAADLRWPLYGEILMHLDRLIDDVRVEHRAEAREMWRRRQGPAKYLPERPARAVTRAGGMLRKAGRAAADSAERNAAAADVGATPNRPRETGHSHHPPER; via the coding sequence ATGTTCTCCTCGCTCCTCGGCCGGCTGCCGGTCCACTTCGGCGGCGAGGCCCGGTTCCTCGCGAGCCGCATCGCCCGGCTCACGCTGACGTCGATGGCGGCGTACGTGATCGCCGACCGGCTCGTCCCGAACCCCGCGCCGCTGCTCGCGCCGCTGACCGCGCTGCTCGTCGTGCAGCACTCGATCTACGAGACGATCAAGTCGAGCATCGGCCGCGTCGCCGCCGTGACGTCCGGGGTGCTGCTCGCCGTGCTGTTCGGGCACACGGTCGGGTTCTCCTGGTGGAGCCTCGGCCTGACGATCTTCGCGGCGCTGCTCATCGGGTTCGCGCTGCGGCTCAGCGACGACCTCCTGGAGGTCCCGATCAGCGCGATGCTGATCTTCGTGCTGGGCGCGTCCAACACGGCCGGGGCGGCCGACCGCATCCTGGAGACGCTGATCGGGGCGGCGACCGGGCTCGCGGCGGCGACGCTCGTCCCGGCGGTGCGGGTCGCGCCCGCGCAGGACGCCCTGGAGAGCCTCGGGACGCGCATGGGCGGCCTCATCGACGACCTCGCCGCGGCCCTGTGGCGCGGCGTGCGGCCCGAGGACGCCCAGCACTGGCGCGCCAAGGCCGAGCGGCTGTTCGACGACATCGCCCACACCGACCACGCGCTGGAGGCCGCCGAGCGGAGCGTCCAGCTCAACCCGCGGGCGCTGCGCGTCGTGGACGCGGGGGCGGCGCTGCGCAACGGCGTCGAGACGCTGGAGCGGTTCGCGGTGTCGCTGCGCGGCCTCGCCCGCGCCGTCACCGACGTCGCCCATCTGGACGAGCGCAACCGCATCCTGGACGAGCCGTCGCTGCGCGAGCCGCTCGCCGAGACGATGGAGGCGATCCGCGAGGCCGTCGTCACCTACGCGCGGCTGGCCCGGTCGGACCTGGAGCGCGACGCGGTGCCGGCCGACATCGAGGAGCAGCTCGCCGAGGCCATCGCGACCGCGCAGGAGCAGCGGGACCTGTTCGTGGACCGGCTGCTCGGCCGGCTGGCCGCCGACCTGCGCTGGCCGCTGTACGGGGAGATCCTCATGCACCTGGACCGGCTGATCGACGACGTCCGGGTCGAGCACCGCGCGGAGGCCCGCGAGATGTGGCGGCGGCGGCAGGGCCCGGCGAAGTACCTGCCCGAGCGTCCGGCGCGGGCGGTGACGCGGGCGGGCGGGATGCTGCGGAAGGCGGGACGCGCGGCGGCCGACTCGGCCGAGCGCAACGCGGCGGCGGCGGACGTCGGCGCGACCCCGAACCGTCCGCGCGAGACGGGCCATTCGCACCATCCGCCGGAGCGGTAG
- a CDS encoding AAA family ATPase, producing MQLEALSLAVIANLPVLLWGEPGIGKSAGLESLAGTFGVPLETVIASVHEPSDFAGLPVIGADPAADGVPMAPPDWAVRVAGAGRGLVFFDELSSAPPAVQAALLRVVLERRVGSLALPPAVRIVAAANPPASAADGWHLSPPLANRFVHLRWTHEPRTVARGLAGTWPAPPVPVVDPAAISGAVARARGVVSGFLTARPGLAHHLPADAEARGGAWPSPRSWEMALRLLAAGYATGARPEAVAAAVVGAVGDGAGLEILAYLEELDLPDPERVLARPEAFALPERGDRQLAFLTAVVAAVQGEPTRERWEAGWVVLAKAVDAGVPDVAARAAADLAALRDTSWPVPDGIDGFIDLLQLSGAFG from the coding sequence GTGCAGTTGGAGGCGCTGTCGCTGGCGGTGATCGCGAACCTGCCGGTGCTGCTGTGGGGTGAGCCGGGCATCGGGAAGTCGGCGGGGCTGGAGTCGCTGGCCGGGACGTTCGGCGTGCCGCTGGAGACGGTCATCGCGAGCGTGCACGAGCCGTCCGACTTCGCGGGGCTGCCGGTCATCGGCGCGGACCCGGCGGCGGACGGCGTGCCGATGGCGCCGCCGGACTGGGCCGTCCGGGTCGCGGGGGCCGGGCGCGGGCTGGTGTTCTTCGACGAGTTGTCGTCCGCGCCGCCCGCCGTGCAGGCCGCGCTGCTGCGGGTCGTGCTGGAGCGGCGGGTGGGGAGCCTGGCGCTGCCGCCGGCGGTCCGGATCGTCGCCGCCGCGAACCCGCCCGCGAGCGCCGCCGACGGCTGGCATCTGAGCCCGCCGCTCGCCAACCGGTTCGTCCATCTGCGCTGGACGCACGAGCCGCGCACGGTCGCGCGGGGCCTGGCCGGGACGTGGCCCGCGCCGCCCGTCCCGGTGGTGGACCCGGCCGCGATCTCCGGCGCGGTGGCGCGGGCGCGCGGCGTGGTGTCCGGGTTCCTCACGGCTCGTCCGGGTCTGGCGCACCATCTCCCGGCCGACGCCGAGGCGCGCGGCGGGGCGTGGCCGTCGCCGCGGAGCTGGGAGATGGCGCTGCGGCTGCTGGCCGCCGGGTACGCGACGGGCGCGCGGCCCGAGGCGGTGGCGGCGGCGGTGGTCGGCGCGGTCGGCGACGGCGCGGGCCTGGAGATCCTGGCGTATCTGGAGGAACTGGACCTGCCCGATCCGGAACGCGTCCTGGCCCGTCCGGAGGCGTTCGCGCTGCCCGAGCGCGGCGACCGCCAGCTCGCGTTCCTCACCGCCGTCGTCGCGGCCGTGCAGGGCGAGCCGACGCGCGAGCGGTGGGAGGCGGGCTGGGTCGTGCTGGCCAAGGCGGTGGACGCGGGCGTCCCGGATGTCGCGGCGCGCGCGGCGGCCGACCTCGCCGCCCTGCGGGACACGTCCTGGCCCGTGCCGGACGGGATCGACGGGTTCATCGACCTGCTGCAACTGTCCGGCGCGTTCGGTTGA
- a CDS encoding ankyrin repeat domain-containing protein — MNRAVYDVAPVELRSWERVRRYAVPRRVIERATERRLAGDWRGACAAAGVAVEFTLDGVAREHGRAFAEALEDDLSHLAPDLLRWHFPRILNGRSTLSTGRTVRLTAGAPVLRVLGPRIPDGPQTLRLVLEPADTAPPEDGLREDWSELRFLWDVRRAGDALSFYGDGTRMPFFHPDGTLLTPAELPSSAPPLGDAVRFAEWAAAPGGLPAALDAAGIKAREVPLDQVVRRFPHVPLLAAAIRRRGRVLLVDDWRPVFAEASGDGTPLIVRSDDYRGGKTPPPLPGPLWTLPADLVLLRAGLLTPDELHPLVRSAYFPARGPADGPAGPPDPPRPAPVRVRCRSEWHEMRPADGGFAMPHTVDEQRRERAMRAFGGAVTGCFEIHERWRTGRGRLPKGLKAQRTDLFLRAQHGDTDGVLDLLGHGVDPHIRDARRRTLLHLLPCLDHARLLPRLLDAGVDLEAPDHGGKTPLAVAVAELGTTDLVAALLAAGARIDPVDDEECSLADLIDRWRRTDLLDLRARVAAEHPDAIAGYWSEDG, encoded by the coding sequence GTGAACCGGGCGGTGTACGACGTCGCGCCGGTGGAGCTGCGGTCGTGGGAGCGCGTCCGGCGGTACGCGGTGCCGCGCCGGGTCATCGAGCGCGCGACGGAGCGGCGGCTGGCGGGCGACTGGCGGGGCGCGTGCGCGGCGGCCGGCGTCGCCGTGGAGTTCACGCTGGACGGCGTCGCCCGCGAGCACGGCCGCGCGTTCGCCGAGGCTTTGGAGGACGACCTCTCGCATCTGGCGCCGGACCTGCTGCGCTGGCACTTCCCGCGCATCCTGAACGGCCGCAGCACGCTGTCCACGGGCCGGACGGTGCGTCTCACCGCCGGCGCGCCCGTCCTGCGGGTCCTCGGGCCGCGCATCCCGGACGGGCCGCAGACCCTCCGGCTCGTCCTGGAGCCCGCGGACACCGCGCCGCCCGAGGACGGCCTGCGCGAGGACTGGTCGGAGCTGCGGTTCCTCTGGGACGTCCGCCGGGCGGGCGACGCGCTCTCCTTCTACGGCGACGGCACGCGGATGCCGTTCTTCCATCCGGACGGGACGCTCCTGACCCCGGCGGAGCTGCCGTCGTCGGCGCCTCCGCTCGGGGACGCCGTCCGGTTCGCCGAGTGGGCCGCCGCACCGGGCGGGCTTCCCGCCGCCCTGGACGCCGCGGGGATCAAGGCGCGCGAGGTGCCGCTGGATCAGGTCGTCCGGCGGTTCCCGCATGTCCCGCTGCTGGCGGCGGCCATCCGACGGCGGGGCCGCGTGCTGCTGGTGGACGACTGGCGGCCCGTCTTCGCGGAGGCGAGCGGCGACGGGACACCCTTGATCGTCCGGAGTGACGACTACCGCGGCGGCAAGACCCCGCCGCCTTTGCCCGGCCCACTGTGGACGCTCCCGGCCGACCTGGTGCTGCTGCGGGCGGGCCTGCTCACGCCCGACGAACTGCATCCGCTGGTGCGGTCGGCGTACTTCCCCGCGCGCGGCCCGGCGGACGGTCCGGCCGGGCCGCCGGATCCGCCACGTCCGGCTCCCGTGCGGGTGCGGTGCCGGAGCGAATGGCACGAGATGCGCCCGGCGGACGGCGGGTTCGCGATGCCCCACACCGTCGACGAGCAGCGGCGGGAACGGGCGATGCGCGCGTTCGGCGGCGCGGTGACGGGCTGCTTCGAGATCCACGAGCGGTGGCGGACGGGCCGGGGCCGCCTCCCGAAGGGCCTGAAGGCGCAGCGCACCGACCTGTTCCTGCGCGCGCAGCACGGCGACACCGACGGCGTCCTGGACCTGCTCGGCCACGGCGTCGACCCGCACATCCGGGACGCGCGCCGCCGCACCCTGCTGCACCTGCTCCCCTGCCTGGACCACGCGCGCCTGCTCCCCCGGCTGCTCGACGCGGGCGTGGACCTGGAGGCGCCCGACCACGGCGGCAAGACGCCGCTGGCCGTCGCCGTCGCCGAACTCGGCACGACCGACCTGGTCGCGGCGCTGCTGGCGGCGGGCGCCCGCATCGACCCGGTGGACGACGAGGAATGCTCCCTCGCCGACCTCATCGACCGCTGGCGCCGCACCGACCTGCTCGACCTCCGCGCCCGCGTCGCCGCCGAACACCCCGACGCGATCGCCGGTTACTGGAGTGAAGATGGCTGA
- a CDS encoding Y-family DNA polymerase: protein MTGGRVLAVWCPDWPATAAGIDAATPGAVVEGGRLAACTAAARAAGVRRGQRVRDAQRRCPDLVVRERDTGVEGRLFEVVAEAVTELVPKVEVVRPGLCAVPARGPARFYGGEEALRVHVQDAVVEAGYDCGAGIADGLFAAELAARRGGGVVVPAGGTAEFLAPLPLWVLERPELAGLLDRLGVRTLGDFAALPAASVADRFGADGAAAHRLARGEEPRPLAPGAAAAERTVRAAFDPPAERAEQVVFAAKRLAGELHAALAAGGTTCVRLAVEIGFADGRVLERLWRHDGTLSSAAVAERVRWQLAAWRPEPGTGDAVWGGVTWVELAPDQLVPDTGRQQALWGQSAVSERVARAADRVQALLGHDGIVRPLLVAGRDPGERVVRVPVGDLPPDGRPDGPWPGAVPGPAPAAVPPEPLPAEVTDAAGARVTVSARCAVSAPPARIAVGGGAAEEVAAWTGPWPVAERWWDPAHARRRARFQIVTAKGRAYLAAVEGGRWRIEAVYD, encoded by the coding sequence GTGACGGGCGGGCGGGTGCTCGCGGTGTGGTGTCCGGACTGGCCCGCCACGGCGGCCGGGATCGACGCGGCCACGCCGGGTGCGGTGGTCGAAGGGGGGCGGCTCGCGGCTTGTACCGCGGCGGCTCGGGCGGCGGGCGTGCGGCGCGGGCAGCGGGTGCGGGACGCTCAGCGGCGCTGCCCGGATCTCGTCGTGCGGGAGCGGGACACGGGCGTAGAGGGACGGCTGTTCGAGGTCGTGGCCGAGGCCGTCACAGAGCTGGTTCCGAAGGTGGAGGTGGTGCGGCCGGGGCTGTGCGCGGTTCCGGCGCGCGGGCCCGCGCGGTTCTACGGGGGCGAGGAGGCGCTGCGCGTCCATGTGCAGGACGCGGTCGTGGAGGCCGGGTACGACTGCGGCGCCGGGATCGCGGACGGCCTGTTCGCGGCGGAGCTGGCGGCCCGGCGCGGCGGCGGGGTCGTCGTGCCGGCGGGCGGGACGGCGGAGTTCCTCGCGCCGCTTCCGCTGTGGGTGCTGGAACGTCCGGAGCTGGCGGGGCTGCTGGATCGGCTCGGCGTCCGGACGCTCGGGGACTTCGCCGCGCTGCCCGCCGCGAGCGTCGCCGACCGGTTCGGCGCGGACGGCGCGGCGGCGCACCGGCTGGCGCGGGGCGAGGAGCCGCGTCCGCTCGCGCCCGGAGCCGCGGCCGCCGAGCGGACCGTCCGGGCGGCGTTCGATCCGCCCGCCGAGCGCGCCGAGCAGGTGGTGTTCGCCGCGAAGCGGCTGGCGGGCGAGCTGCACGCGGCGCTCGCGGCGGGCGGGACGACCTGTGTGCGGCTCGCCGTGGAGATCGGGTTCGCCGACGGACGGGTGCTGGAGCGGCTGTGGCGGCACGACGGCACGCTGTCGTCGGCGGCGGTGGCCGAGCGCGTCCGCTGGCAGCTCGCGGCGTGGCGGCCGGAGCCGGGGACGGGCGACGCCGTGTGGGGCGGGGTGACCTGGGTGGAGCTGGCGCCCGACCAGCTCGTCCCCGACACCGGACGGCAGCAGGCGCTGTGGGGGCAGAGCGCGGTGTCCGAGCGCGTCGCCCGCGCCGCCGACCGGGTGCAGGCGCTGCTCGGGCACGACGGGATCGTCCGGCCGCTGCTGGTGGCGGGCCGCGACCCGGGCGAGCGGGTCGTGCGGGTGCCGGTCGGCGACCTGCCGCCGGACGGGCGTCCGGACGGTCCGTGGCCGGGCGCCGTCCCGGGTCCCGCGCCCGCCGCCGTCCCGCCCGAGCCGCTGCCCGCCGAGGTGACGGACGCGGCGGGGGCGCGGGTGACGGTGTCGGCGCGGTGCGCGGTGTCCGCCCCGCCCGCGCGGATCGCGGTGGGCGGCGGCGCGGCCGAGGAGGTCGCGGCGTGGACGGGTCCGTGGCCGGTCGCCGAGCGCTGGTGGGATCCGGCGCACGCCCGCCGCCGCGCCCGCTTCCAGATCGTGACGGCGAAGGGCCGCGCGTACCTGGCGGCGGTCGAGGGCGGACGGTGGCGGATCGAAGCCGTCTACGACTGA
- a CDS encoding TetR/AcrR family transcriptional regulator has protein sequence MARHGETRAALLRTAAELFRRQGYHGTGVNQVIAESGAPKGSLYFHFPAGKEQLAAEAVALSGTETGGVLATTVRAPDARAGITAIGEHFATELERSQFAHGCPVATVALETAAENETLRTACAAVYDGWRDGLAAALAAWGVPAPRTVPLADLTLSAVQGALVLARVRRDADVIRNVTAHLADQITTEIP, from the coding sequence ATGGCACGACACGGCGAGACTCGGGCGGCCCTCCTGCGCACCGCCGCCGAGCTGTTCCGGCGGCAGGGCTACCACGGCACCGGCGTGAACCAGGTGATCGCGGAGAGCGGTGCACCGAAAGGATCGCTCTACTTCCACTTCCCGGCGGGCAAGGAGCAGTTGGCGGCGGAGGCCGTCGCGCTGTCGGGGACGGAGACGGGCGGCGTGCTCGCCACGACCGTCCGCGCCCCCGACGCCCGCGCCGGGATCACCGCGATCGGCGAGCACTTCGCGACCGAACTGGAGCGCTCGCAGTTCGCCCACGGCTGCCCGGTCGCCACGGTCGCCCTGGAGACGGCCGCCGAGAACGAGACGCTCCGCACAGCGTGCGCGGCGGTCTACGACGGATGGCGCGACGGCCTCGCCGCCGCCCTCGCGGCCTGGGGCGTCCCGGCCCCCCGCACCGTCCCGCTGGCCGACCTGACGCTGTCGGCCGTCCAGGGCGCGCTCGTCCTGGCACGCGTCCGCCGGGACGCCGACGTCATCCGGAACGTCACCGCCCACCTCGCCGACCAGATCACCACCGAGATCCCCTAG
- a CDS encoding leucine-rich repeat domain-containing protein, translated as MTPVRCPAIEHPDVPPADPAALAPLLDRLASGAPVAADEAFPVGTLRGDGRLDLCKQGLGAAGAARLLPVAARSPHAAHLLLGTNAIGDAGALAVGAALAGGHGLRTLYLGCNRIGPDGAAALADRLGGDGTVRALWLKRNPVGDAGARSLAAMLRRNTALRTLDLVNTGLGVDGLRALVDALTVRDTPLERLFLGGNGLAADAVPLLAALVRDAGVRELYVPANHLGDAGAAALAGAVAADRPARLGLGGNGIGPAGAVALAGALDGLEALDLGRPASERALGAPPNTTGDPGAAALAEALPGSPLRRLELRHTGVTGRGAKTVLARVDATRLEYVGFGPGVPRRVKREIATRLRPAGRTHADLRAIGSVYR; from the coding sequence ATGACGCCTGTACGCTGCCCGGCGATCGAGCACCCGGACGTGCCGCCCGCCGATCCGGCCGCGCTCGCGCCGCTGCTGGACCGCCTGGCCTCGGGGGCGCCGGTCGCGGCCGACGAGGCGTTCCCGGTCGGGACGCTGCGCGGCGACGGCCGGCTGGACCTGTGCAAGCAGGGCCTCGGCGCGGCGGGCGCGGCGCGGCTGCTGCCGGTCGCGGCGCGGTCGCCGCACGCCGCGCACCTGCTGCTCGGGACGAACGCGATCGGCGACGCGGGCGCGCTCGCGGTCGGCGCGGCGCTGGCCGGCGGGCACGGGCTGCGGACGCTCTACCTCGGCTGCAACCGGATCGGCCCGGACGGCGCGGCGGCGCTCGCCGACCGGCTCGGCGGGGACGGGACCGTCCGGGCGCTGTGGCTGAAGCGCAACCCGGTCGGGGACGCGGGCGCCCGGTCGCTCGCGGCGATGCTGCGCCGCAACACCGCGCTGCGCACGCTGGACCTGGTCAACACCGGGCTCGGCGTGGACGGCCTGCGGGCGCTGGTGGACGCGCTGACCGTCCGGGACACCCCGCTGGAGCGGCTGTTCCTCGGCGGGAACGGCCTCGCGGCGGACGCCGTCCCGCTGCTGGCGGCGCTCGTCCGGGACGCGGGCGTCCGCGAGCTGTACGTTCCCGCCAACCATCTCGGCGACGCGGGCGCGGCGGCGCTGGCCGGGGCCGTCGCGGCGGACCGTCCGGCGCGGCTCGGGCTCGGCGGCAACGGGATCGGCCCGGCCGGTGCGGTGGCGCTCGCCGGGGCCCTGGACGGGCTGGAGGCGCTGGACCTCGGCCGTCCGGCGTCGGAGCGGGCGCTCGGCGCGCCGCCGAACACGACCGGCGACCCGGGCGCGGCTGCTTTGGCCGAGGCGCTGCCGGGGAGTCCGCTGCGGCGGCTGGAGCTGCGGCACACGGGCGTCACCGGGCGCGGCGCGAAGACCGTCCTGGCCCGGGTGGACGCGACGCGGCTGGAGTACGTCGGGTTCGGGCCGGGCGTGCCGCGCCGGGTGAAGCGGGAGATCGCGACGCGGCTGCGTCCGGCCGGGCGCACCCACGCGGACCTGCGCGCGATCGGGAGCGTCTACCGGTGA
- a CDS encoding pyridoxamine 5'-phosphate oxidase family protein, with protein sequence MALSVEEREGFLAEPHVGALSVVERPDRAPLAVPIWYQYAPGGELWVRTPPGSRKARAIAAAGRFSLLAQRTEPTVRYVSVEGPVTGTAPDTPERALEMASRYLPPEQAAAFVEYERTQLDEHVVITMRPERWLSADLGSA encoded by the coding sequence ATGGCACTCTCAGTGGAGGAACGCGAAGGATTCCTGGCCGAACCGCACGTCGGAGCGCTGTCGGTGGTCGAACGGCCCGACCGGGCGCCGCTGGCCGTCCCGATCTGGTACCAGTACGCGCCGGGCGGCGAACTGTGGGTCCGGACGCCGCCTGGCTCGCGGAAGGCGCGCGCGATCGCGGCGGCGGGCCGGTTCAGCCTGCTCGCGCAGCGGACCGAGCCGACCGTCCGCTATGTGTCGGTCGAGGGGCCCGTCACCGGGACCGCGCCGGACACCCCGGAACGGGCGCTGGAGATGGCGTCCCGGTACCTGCCGCCCGAACAGGCCGCCGCGTTCGTGGAGTACGAGCGGACGCAACTGGACGAGCACGTCGTCATCACGATGCGCCCCGAGCGCTGGCTGTCCGCCGACCTCGGATCCGCCTGA
- a CDS encoding CGNR zinc finger domain-containing protein, whose product MRADPGNGSRAVRITGYRSKAVGAAVALVNAVADGTDGPDALRALLRDHDFFWQDFDPAEAGAYRAWGRTLRAFFTAEDPEAAVALLNELMLATPMHPHLAAHGGFGLHLHYAPPSASLAERFRATTLMQLSELLCEHGLSRTGVCAADGCDRVYADASRAGRRRFCSEACANRTNVAAFRARRRGPAG is encoded by the coding sequence GTGCGAGCCGATCCGGGGAACGGGTCCCGGGCCGTCCGGATCACGGGATACCGGAGCAAGGCCGTCGGGGCGGCGGTCGCGCTGGTCAACGCCGTCGCCGACGGGACGGACGGCCCGGACGCGCTGCGGGCGCTGCTGCGCGACCACGACTTCTTCTGGCAGGACTTCGACCCCGCCGAAGCCGGGGCGTACCGGGCGTGGGGCCGCACGCTGCGCGCGTTCTTCACCGCCGAAGACCCCGAGGCGGCCGTCGCGCTGCTCAACGAGCTGATGCTCGCCACGCCGATGCACCCGCACCTCGCGGCGCACGGCGGGTTCGGGCTGCACCTGCACTACGCGCCGCCGTCGGCGTCGCTGGCCGAGCGGTTTCGCGCCACCACGCTGATGCAGCTCTCGGAGCTGTTGTGCGAGCACGGGCTGAGCCGCACCGGCGTGTGCGCCGCCGACGGCTGCGACCGCGTCTACGCCGACGCGTCCCGGGCCGGGCGCCGCCGCTTCTGCTCCGAGGCGTGCGCGAACCGCACGAACGTCGCGGCGTTCCGCGCCCGGCGCCGGGGACCTGCGGGCTGA
- a CDS encoding DUF397 domain-containing protein, producing the protein MNWRKSTHSSQSDCVEAAPAAAAVVVRDSADPGGPRLRVGARGWRTLLERARSGALDLPA; encoded by the coding sequence ATGAACTGGCGTAAGAGCACGCACAGCAGCCAGAGCGACTGCGTGGAGGCGGCCCCGGCGGCAGCCGCCGTGGTGGTGCGCGACTCGGCCGACCCGGGCGGCCCCCGGCTGCGGGTGGGCGCGCGCGGGTGGCGCACCTTGCTGGAACGTGCCAGGTCGGGTGCGCTCGACCTGCCCGCCTGA